A section of the bacterium genome encodes:
- a CDS encoding Fic family protein gives MSVTWHTPASPGDLLSLTHASEGNYSAFLPHPLPPRVNFGLHAIRQLSKAEHSLGRLSELGVQLPSPELLTYAFMRREAVLSSEIEGIHTTIAEVYQYEAEQTDQGNGYAREAYNNFDALRFGLEQMKSREISLGLIRELHERLMHEVLDARGRNKNPGAFRETQNFIGRPGSKLSQAIYVPPPAERVEELLYDWEKFVRTNNELPILAKIAFAHYQFEAIHPFEDGNGRVGRLLISMMLQKEGLLAIPILSLSSYIAATRNDYYAGLNSVTREGAWQEWFEYFVQGVQEAAEDAIERSQKILALHRSYHTKVLEHSRSRAVELVDFIFCQPVFTQSQAMQTINVTPPAMAGYCKLFEELGLIQEMTGNYNRRVYRVPELLGVLG, from the coding sequence ATGTCTGTAACATGGCATACACCCGCAAGCCCCGGTGACCTTCTATCCCTGACTCACGCCAGCGAGGGAAACTACTCAGCATTCCTGCCCCACCCTTTGCCGCCGCGAGTTAACTTTGGGTTACACGCCATTCGGCAGCTTAGCAAGGCCGAGCATAGCCTCGGGCGGCTATCAGAACTGGGGGTTCAATTACCGAGTCCAGAACTCTTGACCTACGCGTTCATGCGACGGGAAGCGGTGTTGAGTTCTGAGATTGAAGGCATCCACACCACCATTGCGGAAGTCTATCAATACGAAGCGGAGCAAACGGATCAGGGGAATGGGTACGCGCGTGAAGCATACAACAACTTTGACGCGCTCAGATTTGGTCTCGAACAGATGAAGTCACGGGAAATCAGTCTTGGCCTGATCCGCGAACTTCATGAACGACTGATGCATGAGGTCCTTGATGCGCGCGGTCGGAACAAGAACCCGGGAGCATTTCGGGAAACACAAAACTTCATCGGCAGACCCGGTTCAAAGCTCTCACAGGCCATTTATGTTCCACCGCCAGCGGAACGAGTTGAGGAACTTCTCTATGATTGGGAGAAATTCGTTCGCACAAATAACGAGCTTCCCATCTTGGCAAAGATCGCGTTTGCGCACTATCAGTTTGAGGCGATTCATCCCTTCGAAGATGGTAACGGACGCGTCGGGCGGTTACTCATCTCCATGATGCTGCAGAAAGAGGGGCTGCTGGCCATTCCGATTCTGTCGCTATCGAGCTACATTGCCGCCACTCGCAACGATTATTATGCCGGATTGAACAGCGTGACGCGCGAGGGTGCATGGCAGGAGTGGTTCGAGTATTTTGTTCAAGGCGTGCAGGAAGCCGCTGAAGATGCAATCGAACGAAGTCAAAAGATTCTTGCACTGCATCGGAGTTATCACACGAAAGTTCTTGAGCATTCCAGAAGCCGCGCAGTTGAATTGGTGGATTTTATTTTCTGTCAACCCGTTTTCACACAGTCACAAGCTATGCAGACCATCAACGTGACGCCGCCGGCGATGGCGGGTTACTGCAAGCTATTTGAAGAGCTTGGTTTGATCCAAGAAATGACAGGAAACTATAATAGGCGTGTGTATCGGGTGCCGGAGTTGCTGGGGGTTTTGGGATGA
- a CDS encoding inorganic diphosphatase encodes MKLHELPPGRRIPNEIFVVVEVPYGHRNKYEYDSDLGAIVLDRPLFSPVHYPGDYGFIPGTLADDGDPLDVLVMVKTPTFPGCVVAARPLGVLMMQDEKGGDEKILAVPATDPSFETYHSLSDVPPHFLREMDHFFRVYKELEGKHVTSMGWKDRWEAEQTIKECIKRAKSGTASAKKKKPAVKKSVKKKSKR; translated from the coding sequence TTGAAGCTGCATGAGTTGCCGCCCGGGCGGCGCATCCCGAATGAGATTTTTGTTGTTGTTGAAGTGCCCTATGGCCATCGCAACAAGTATGAATACGACAGCGACCTCGGAGCCATCGTGCTCGACCGGCCGCTGTTCTCGCCTGTTCACTATCCCGGAGATTACGGATTTATTCCCGGCACACTGGCGGACGACGGCGACCCGCTCGACGTGCTGGTGATGGTCAAGACCCCGACTTTTCCCGGCTGTGTCGTGGCCGCGCGGCCGTTGGGAGTGCTGATGATGCAGGATGAAAAGGGCGGTGACGAGAAGATTCTCGCCGTTCCGGCGACCGACCCCTCCTTTGAAACGTATCACAGCCTTTCCGACGTTCCGCCGCACTTCCTGCGCGAGATGGATCACTTCTTCCGTGTTTATAAGGAGCTGGAAGGCAAACACGTCACGTCGATGGGTTGGAAAGACCGCTGGGAAGCGGAACAGACCATAAAGGAGTGTATCAAGAGAGCAAAGTCCGGCACAGCGTCCGCGAAGAAGAAGAAGCCGGCAGTCAAAAAGAGTGTCAAGAAAAAGAGCAAACGGTGA
- a CDS encoding META domain-containing protein, giving the protein MRLAVIILCGLLLYGCGKKADDNKAPKSAEQATPTVQDTLTTESPSSPGETAQPVAPEMRKPKASEHPLKNKRWKLVELAGTRIEVTDEFKSDPYVTFSLMTNKVRGSGGCNRFGGTYDVNDNSISISELAMTKMYCEGAMSVEEPFLRELATVDGYEVVGDAMWLKRGARKVMKFEALYLN; this is encoded by the coding sequence TTGAGACTCGCGGTGATTATTTTATGCGGCCTGCTGCTGTATGGCTGCGGAAAAAAGGCGGATGATAACAAGGCCCCCAAGTCCGCAGAGCAGGCCACTCCGACGGTTCAGGATACACTCACCACAGAGAGTCCGTCCTCACCCGGCGAAACCGCACAGCCGGTTGCACCGGAAATGCGCAAGCCGAAAGCGAGCGAGCATCCTCTGAAGAACAAGCGCTGGAAACTGGTTGAATTGGCGGGAACAAGGATTGAAGTGACCGATGAATTCAAGAGTGACCCGTATGTGACGTTCTCGCTCATGACCAACAAAGTGCGCGGCAGCGGCGGCTGCAATCGCTTCGGCGGAACCTACGACGTGAATGATAACAGCATCTCCATCAGCGAATTGGCGATGACCAAGATGTATTGCGAAGGCGCGATGAGTGTTGAAGAGCCTTTTTTGCGGGAGCTTGCGACGGTGGACGGTTACGAAGTTGTCGGTGACGCGATGTGGCTGAAACGGGGAGCAAGAAAAGTTATGAAATTTGAAGCACTGTATCTGAACTAA
- a CDS encoding TerC family protein: protein MEFETIKWIIFTVGILGLLLLDLGVFHKRPHAVGHKEAMGWVVFWFLLAMSYCGFVWWWKGERTAIEFLTGYIIEASLSVDNIFVFILIFSYFKVPAVYQHRVLFWGILGALIMRGIMIGVGTALIQNFEWIIYVFGVFLIFTGIRMAVTDEHGVDPEKNGAVKLLKKFMPVTTRYHDKKFFIVEHGRRHATPLFVALLVVEVSDVIFAVDSIPAVFAVTRDPFVVFTSNVFAILGLRSLYFALSGVMHKFRFLKYGLSVVLSFVGVKMLLGHTAYAIPIGWSLSVVAGVLALSVMLSLLIPEKEAKESH from the coding sequence TTGGAATTCGAAACAATTAAGTGGATTATATTCACGGTCGGCATTTTGGGACTGCTGCTCCTCGACCTTGGAGTCTTCCACAAACGGCCGCACGCGGTCGGTCACAAAGAGGCGATGGGCTGGGTGGTCTTCTGGTTCCTCCTCGCCATGAGCTACTGCGGGTTTGTATGGTGGTGGAAAGGTGAGCGCACCGCCATTGAGTTTTTGACCGGATATATTATCGAGGCGTCCTTATCTGTTGATAATATATTTGTGTTTATTCTCATATTCTCCTATTTCAAGGTTCCGGCCGTCTATCAGCACCGGGTGCTGTTTTGGGGAATTTTGGGAGCGCTCATCATGCGCGGCATCATGATAGGTGTCGGTACCGCGCTGATTCAGAATTTTGAGTGGATTATCTACGTCTTCGGCGTGTTCCTGATTTTCACGGGAATCCGCATGGCCGTCACGGACGAACACGGCGTTGACCCGGAGAAGAATGGAGCGGTGAAGCTGCTGAAGAAGTTCATGCCGGTGACGACCCGATACCATGACAAGAAGTTCTTCATCGTCGAGCACGGCAGGCGGCACGCCACTCCGCTGTTTGTTGCCTTGCTGGTGGTTGAAGTATCGGACGTCATCTTCGCCGTGGATTCCATTCCGGCGGTCTTCGCCGTCACTCGTGACCCCTTTGTCGTGTTTACCTCGAATGTGTTCGCGATTCTGGGACTGCGCTCGCTCTACTTCGCGCTGTCGGGAGTCATGCATAAGTTCCGTTTCCTGAAGTATGGTCTGTCGGTCGTCCTCTCGTTTGTGGGTGTGAAGATGCTGCTCGGGCACACGGCCTATGCCATACCTATCGGCTGGTCCTTGAGTGTTGTGGCAGGAGTGCTCGCACTTTCCGTCATGCTGTCTCTACTGATTCCCGAAAAGGAAGCGAAGGAGTCGCACTAA
- a CDS encoding ORF6N domain-containing protein, producing the protein MTNLIPIEHIENKILLIRGQKVMLDRDLAVLYQLPVRTLNQAVTRNSDRFPEDFMFTLTAEEFDNLRSQIVISSWGGIRYVPRAFTEQGVAMLSSVLRSPRAVQVNIMIMRAFVKMRELIASHKDLAARLDELEKKYDKQFSIVFQAIRQLMEPEPPKKKGEFGFRN; encoded by the coding sequence ATGACGAACCTCATTCCAATCGAACATATTGAAAATAAGATACTTCTGATCCGTGGACAGAAAGTCATGCTGGACAGGGACTTGGCGGTATTGTATCAACTTCCTGTTCGGACCTTAAATCAAGCAGTAACAAGAAATTCCGATAGATTTCCAGAGGATTTCATGTTTACATTGACTGCTGAGGAGTTTGACAACTTGAGATCACAAATTGTGATCTCAAGTTGGGGCGGTATTCGCTACGTTCCCCGTGCCTTCACCGAACAAGGCGTGGCGATGCTGTCGAGCGTTCTGCGGAGTCCGCGTGCGGTGCAGGTGAATATTATGATTATGCGGGCCTTTGTGAAGATGCGCGAGCTGATTGCGTCTCACAAAGATTTGGCGGCACGGTTGGATGAATTGGAGAAGAAATACGACAAGCAGTTCTCAATTGTATTTCAAGCGATCCGGCAGTTGATGGAGCCTGAGCCTCCGAAGAAGAAGGGGGAGTTTGGGTTTCGGAATTGA
- a CDS encoding NAD(P)H-binding protein, translating into MAAHLWDTGNEEKLIAVVGATGMLGAPVVERLLEDNFQVRVLSRNPIGAKERFGTRPEYTFADVTDVDSLVHAFEDCYAVHINLNPDQDAEPADVLHQGLLNIAEAAKACGVQRLSVIAGDWTPDPNHSWSRRAEFSKGLLALEACGIPTFLWGCTWFYESLDYFVLPDRALMVGLQPLTWHFVAASDYAKMVSAVMSNEDFAASKRFTVHGPQGFKMFDALKHYCELLRPGLPVEQLSIEETRKFAQEDEEYGWLEHFADFMAPFETFGETGNPAEAQALLDEPMITLEEWCREQMD; encoded by the coding sequence ATGGCAGCACATCTTTGGGACACAGGAAATGAAGAGAAGCTGATTGCGGTCGTCGGCGCGACGGGAATGCTCGGCGCACCGGTGGTCGAACGGCTGCTGGAGGATAATTTTCAGGTGCGCGTGTTAAGCCGCAATCCGATTGGCGCGAAGGAACGCTTCGGCACGCGGCCAGAGTACACTTTCGCCGATGTGACGGATGTTGATTCGCTCGTGCATGCGTTCGAGGATTGCTATGCGGTGCACATCAACTTGAATCCGGATCAGGACGCGGAACCTGCGGACGTGCTGCATCAAGGTCTCTTGAACATCGCGGAAGCGGCCAAAGCGTGCGGGGTGCAGAGATTGTCCGTCATTGCGGGGGATTGGACACCCGACCCGAATCATTCGTGGTCTCGGCGCGCCGAATTCTCAAAGGGTCTGCTTGCTCTCGAAGCGTGCGGTATTCCGACATTTCTATGGGGCTGCACATGGTTCTATGAGAGTCTGGATTATTTCGTGCTTCCCGACCGCGCGCTGATGGTGGGGTTGCAGCCGTTGACCTGGCATTTTGTCGCCGCCTCGGACTATGCGAAAATGGTATCGGCGGTGATGAGCAACGAAGATTTCGCGGCAAGCAAACGGTTCACCGTTCACGGTCCTCAGGGATTCAAGATGTTTGACGCGCTGAAGCACTACTGCGAACTGCTGCGGCCGGGTCTGCCGGTAGAGCAATTATCCATTGAAGAGACAAGGAAATTCGCGCAGGAAGATGAAGAGTACGGCTGGCTCGAGCACTTCGCGGATTTCATGGCGCCGTTTGAGACGTTTGGGGAAACAGGAAACCCCGCCGAAGCCCAGGCGCTCCTTGATGAGCCGATGATTACTCTTGAAGAGTGGTGCCGGGAGCAGATGGATTGA
- a CDS encoding cytochrome P450 translates to MHTTEYFNDMMTRDVMNDPHTYYHHLRAHDPVYWNEKWGGWMLTRYNDIVKVLRDPAGWSSQRIKYLSEEMRPGDEVRFKPIFDVLANWFIFKDQPDHTRIRRLLNPHMTPIALEKYKPRIQQIVHSVIDRIEAGKKYDMVKEFSYLIPLTVILNMLGIPEADKDRDDIKYWSEQIGLLFFIRADEPKRREIACEGITSFVEYLSPLVEERRKHPKDDMISLLTQAEKDGILSRDEVISTTILLVFGGHETTTNLINNGSLAFVHNPDQWALLKKNPGLAESAVEELLRYDTSVKATVRWAKYDQEVGGKQIKKDQRLLLALTAANRDPEIFPNPDKLDITRNPNPHVAFAHGIHVCIGGPLARLEAAETFRIMAERMELPQLEANILEYQPAIVSRALNEFPVSWSSCPIAHHPA, encoded by the coding sequence ATGCACACCACAGAGTATTTTAATGACATGATGACGCGGGACGTGATGAACGATCCGCATACGTACTATCATCACCTGCGCGCGCACGATCCGGTGTACTGGAATGAGAAGTGGGGCGGCTGGATGCTCACACGGTATAACGATATCGTCAAGGTGCTGCGCGATCCGGCGGGGTGGTCTTCGCAGAGAATCAAGTATCTTTCTGAAGAGATGCGTCCCGGTGACGAAGTGCGATTCAAGCCGATTTTCGACGTGCTGGCCAACTGGTTTATCTTCAAGGACCAGCCGGATCACACGCGCATTCGGAGACTGTTGAATCCGCACATGACACCGATTGCGCTCGAGAAATACAAACCGCGGATTCAGCAGATTGTGCACTCGGTGATTGACCGGATTGAAGCGGGCAAGAAATACGATATGGTCAAGGAGTTTTCGTATTTGATTCCGCTGACCGTGATTTTGAATATGCTGGGGATTCCCGAAGCGGATAAGGATCGCGACGACATCAAATATTGGTCCGAGCAGATCGGATTGCTGTTCTTCATTCGCGCCGATGAACCCAAACGCCGCGAGATTGCGTGCGAAGGGATTACGTCGTTCGTGGAATATCTGTCGCCGCTGGTCGAAGAGCGCCGCAAGCATCCGAAGGACGATATGATTTCGCTCCTGACACAGGCGGAGAAGGACGGGATTCTGAGCCGTGACGAAGTGATTTCGACCACGATTCTGCTGGTGTTCGGCGGACACGAGACGACGACGAACCTGATTAACAACGGCTCGCTGGCGTTTGTTCATAATCCCGATCAGTGGGCACTGCTAAAGAAGAATCCGGGTTTAGCCGAGAGCGCGGTGGAAGAACTGTTGCGCTACGACACGTCGGTGAAGGCCACGGTGCGCTGGGCGAAATACGATCAGGAAGTCGGCGGCAAACAGATTAAGAAAGACCAGCGCTTGTTGCTCGCACTCACTGCGGCCAACCGCGATCCGGAAATTTTCCCGAATCCCGACAAGCTCGATATCACGCGCAACCCGAATCCGCACGTGGCATTCGCGCACGGGATTCATGTGTGTATCGGCGGCCCGCTGGCGAGACTTGAAGCGGCGGAGACATTCCGGATTATGGCGGAGCGGATGGAGCTGCCGCAGCTTGAAGCGAATATACTGGAATACCAGCCGGCGATTGTGTCAAGAGCCCTGAATGAGTTTCCGGTCAGTTGGAGCAGTTGTCCCATCGCCCATCACCCCGCATAA
- a CDS encoding class I SAM-dependent methyltransferase: protein MGSGQRQAELWGPGAKLWSEKHESYALNIVDWVLDRIYEGNGAHILDAGCGAGATVAMAVKRGARVTATDVTPEMLEIARQRVPQANFYVADSEALPFADNTFDSVMAMHSLQFTETPLNALHEFKRVSKPNAKIGIAMFGDTAHADFATIGAAVRKLFKTPPNFEGPFSLSPPSKLHGVIQQAGLKILETGDFDMEREFESFEEYWHGQAGTGATRYAVRELGEELVRDTIAGVIAQFTDSQGKITLRNRFHAVIAAKQ, encoded by the coding sequence ATGGGAAGCGGACAACGACAAGCGGAGCTTTGGGGGCCGGGAGCGAAACTCTGGTCTGAGAAACACGAGTCATACGCGCTCAACATCGTGGACTGGGTGCTTGACCGGATTTATGAGGGCAATGGGGCGCACATTCTCGACGCGGGCTGCGGAGCAGGAGCAACTGTCGCGATGGCGGTGAAGCGCGGTGCGCGTGTGACAGCCACCGACGTGACACCGGAAATGCTGGAAATTGCCAGGCAGCGCGTACCGCAGGCGAATTTCTACGTCGCCGATTCCGAGGCTCTGCCCTTTGCGGACAATACATTCGATTCGGTGATGGCGATGCACTCGCTTCAATTCACCGAGACGCCGCTGAACGCGCTGCACGAGTTCAAGCGTGTCAGCAAGCCAAACGCTAAAATCGGTATTGCCATGTTTGGAGACACGGCGCATGCGGACTTTGCCACTATCGGCGCTGCGGTGCGAAAGCTGTTCAAGACTCCGCCGAATTTTGAAGGCCCGTTCTCGCTCTCTCCTCCTTCAAAGCTGCACGGTGTAATTCAACAGGCCGGACTGAAGATTCTCGAAACCGGGGATTTTGACATGGAGCGCGAGTTCGAAAGCTTCGAGGAGTATTGGCACGGACAGGCGGGAACGGGGGCGACGCGCTATGCCGTGCGCGAATTGGGTGAAGAGCTTGTGCGCGACACCATCGCCGGCGTCATCGCGCAATTTACGGATTCACAGGGGAAAATAACGCTGCGGAACAGATTTCATGCGGTAATTGCGGCCAAGCAATAG
- a CDS encoding aldo/keto reductase produces MQQRQLGKNGPKVSALGLGCMGMSEFYGISDNKENIKVLNRALELGCNFWDTADMYGVGLNEVLLSNVLRTRRNEVFLATKFANVRSFDGSFLGVNGKPEYVKRCCDASLMRLGVDVIDLYYQHRVDPTVPIEETWGALKELVQAGKVRYLGISEAGPKTIRRAHAVHPMIAAQYEYSLWTRDVENEIIPVCRELGIGVVPYSPLGRGFLTGQYADTSAITATGDARGNFPRFKTENLAKNRTWLTNIEVQAAKHHCTPAQLALAWVLAKGEDMIPIPGTKKISRLEENLAALNVKLPPQDLAELDRIADPGKIAGERYPEYSIKATMVESA; encoded by the coding sequence ATGCAACAACGACAACTTGGTAAGAATGGCCCCAAAGTTTCGGCACTTGGCTTGGGCTGTATGGGGATGTCCGAATTTTACGGAATCTCGGATAACAAAGAAAATATCAAGGTCCTGAATCGCGCGCTGGAATTGGGCTGCAATTTCTGGGATACGGCGGACATGTACGGTGTGGGACTCAATGAAGTTTTGCTCTCAAATGTTTTGCGCACGCGCCGCAACGAGGTATTTTTGGCCACGAAGTTTGCCAACGTGCGCAGTTTCGACGGGTCGTTTCTGGGAGTGAACGGCAAACCGGAGTACGTGAAACGCTGCTGTGACGCAAGTTTGATGCGGCTGGGTGTTGACGTGATTGATCTCTATTACCAACATCGTGTTGATCCGACCGTGCCGATTGAAGAGACCTGGGGCGCGCTGAAGGAACTCGTGCAAGCAGGCAAAGTCCGCTATCTCGGTATTTCCGAAGCGGGACCGAAAACGATTCGCCGCGCGCATGCGGTGCATCCGATGATCGCGGCGCAGTATGAGTATTCATTGTGGACACGTGATGTTGAAAACGAAATCATTCCGGTTTGCCGCGAATTGGGAATCGGAGTTGTGCCCTACAGCCCGCTCGGCCGCGGATTCCTGACGGGGCAGTATGCCGACACCTCGGCCATTACGGCAACGGGCGATGCGCGTGGAAATTTCCCGCGCTTCAAAACAGAGAATCTGGCCAAGAACCGGACGTGGCTGACCAACATTGAGGTTCAGGCCGCGAAGCATCATTGCACTCCGGCACAGCTTGCGCTCGCATGGGTGCTTGCGAAAGGTGAAGACATGATTCCGATTCCGGGCACAAAGAAGATTTCACGTCTGGAAGAGAATCTTGCGGCGTTGAACGTCAAACTCCCGCCGCAAGACCTGGCCGAGCTGGACAGGATTGCGGATCCGGGCAAGATCGCAGGCGAGCGCTATCCGGAGTACAGCATCAAAGCGACGATGGTTGAAAGCGCATAG
- a CDS encoding ferredoxin: protein MSKYKITIDKNRCVGSTLCMMEAPDIFALDEEHQARVDNPDSDDDEGILAAAHACPMNAIFIEEIATGKRIWPRA, encoded by the coding sequence ATGTCCAAATACAAAATCACGATTGACAAGAACCGCTGTGTCGGTTCGACGCTGTGCATGATGGAAGCGCCGGACATTTTCGCGCTGGATGAGGAGCATCAGGCACGGGTGGATAATCCCGATTCGGATGACGACGAGGGAATTTTGGCGGCGGCGCATGCCTGCCCGATGAACGCGATTTTCATTGAAGAGATTGCCACGGGAAAAAGGATTTGGCCGCGCGCCTAA
- a CDS encoding glutamate mutase L: MSKKPSEITTILATDCGSTTTKAILIEKQGNEYRLVCRGEAPTTVEAPFEDVTKGVLNAISEIGEIMGREFTEKDGVIKTKSGNRGCDIYISTSSAGGGLQMMVSGVVKAMTAESAERAALGAGAIVMDTLASNDGRLPHQKIERIRKLRPDMILLSGGIDGGTTKHVIELAELLKAARPRPRLGSSYKLPVIYAGNKEARDEIKKVLGDEVDLLVVDNLRPVLERENLGPARDAIHDLFMEHVMAQAPGYRKLMSWTDAPIMPTPGAVGDIMQRVAKARDITLVGVDIGGATTDVFSIFRVPGGDGRETVFNRTVSANLGMSYSVMNVLAEAGIENILRWVPFEIDERELRNRIANKMIRPTTIPQTKEELQIEQAISREALRLAFIQHKNFATSLKGVQQERTISDTFDQSGSGETVVNMMDLNIIVGSGGVLSHAPRRSQAAHMMIDAFQPEGVTELAVDSIFMMPHLGVLASVHEEAAIQVFEKDCLIRLGSCVCPVGKSKEGKPCVTITGTSKSGKQFNESVPFGELMLYPLEPGDEIKATIKPEKGFDVGAGPGKDITATLHGGVVGLIVDTRGRPLDLSPQTENRVAKIQKWTKIQDFILAGAHDDGVATVRK, translated from the coding sequence ATGAGCAAGAAACCTTCAGAGATTACGACCATTCTGGCGACGGACTGCGGTTCGACGACGACGAAAGCAATTTTAATTGAGAAGCAGGGGAACGAATACCGGTTGGTCTGCCGCGGTGAAGCGCCGACGACCGTGGAAGCGCCGTTCGAAGACGTCACCAAGGGGGTGCTGAATGCAATCTCTGAAATTGGCGAGATCATGGGCCGGGAGTTTACGGAGAAGGACGGAGTTATCAAAACCAAGTCCGGCAATCGCGGCTGTGATATTTACATCTCCACGTCGTCGGCAGGCGGTGGCTTGCAGATGATGGTGTCCGGTGTAGTGAAAGCCATGACTGCTGAATCGGCAGAGCGCGCCGCGCTTGGCGCGGGTGCAATCGTGATGGATACGCTGGCGAGCAATGACGGACGTCTGCCGCATCAGAAGATTGAGCGTATTCGCAAGCTGCGTCCGGACATGATTCTGCTCTCGGGCGGAATCGACGGCGGCACGACGAAGCATGTGATTGAGTTGGCGGAGCTGTTGAAAGCGGCGCGTCCGCGTCCGCGATTGGGGTCGTCGTATAAACTGCCCGTGATTTACGCGGGCAACAAAGAGGCGCGCGACGAAATCAAGAAGGTGCTTGGTGACGAAGTGGATTTGCTTGTCGTCGACAATCTGCGGCCGGTTTTGGAGCGCGAAAATCTGGGGCCTGCGCGGGACGCGATTCATGATTTGTTCATGGAGCACGTGATGGCGCAAGCACCCGGCTACCGCAAGCTGATGTCGTGGACGGACGCGCCGATTATGCCGACACCGGGAGCAGTGGGAGACATCATGCAGCGTGTGGCGAAGGCGCGCGATATTACGCTCGTGGGTGTGGATATCGGCGGCGCGACGACGGACGTGTTCTCCATTTTCCGTGTGCCCGGCGGCGACGGCAGGGAGACGGTTTTCAATCGCACGGTGTCGGCCAATCTCGGGATGAGCTACTCGGTGATGAACGTGCTGGCAGAAGCGGGGATTGAAAATATCCTGCGCTGGGTGCCGTTTGAAATAGACGAGCGTGAGCTGCGCAACCGGATTGCCAACAAGATGATTCGTCCGACGACGATTCCGCAGACGAAGGAAGAGCTGCAAATCGAGCAGGCGATTTCCCGCGAAGCGCTCCGGCTCGCGTTCATCCAGCACAAGAATTTCGCCACATCGCTCAAGGGCGTGCAGCAGGAGCGCACGATTTCGGACACGTTCGATCAGAGCGGCTCAGGCGAGACGGTGGTGAACATGATGGACTTGAATATCATCGTGGGCTCGGGCGGTGTGCTGTCCCATGCGCCGCGCCGCTCGCAGGCCGCGCACATGATGATCGACGCGTTTCAGCCGGAGGGCGTGACGGAGCTTGCGGTGGATTCGATTTTCATGATGCCGCATCTGGGCGTGCTGGCGAGTGTGCACGAAGAGGCTGCGATTCAGGTGTTCGAGAAGGATTGTTTGATTCGACTCGGCTCATGTGTGTGTCCGGTCGGCAAGAGCAAGGAAGGCAAACCGTGTGTGACCATAACGGGCACGTCGAAGAGCGGCAAGCAATTCAATGAGAGTGTGCCGTTCGGAGAATTGATGTTGTATCCGCTTGAACCGGGCGATGAGATTAAGGCCACGATAAAACCTGAGAAGGGTTTTGACGTCGGCGCCGGGCCGGGGAAGGACATTACGGCAACATTGCACGGCGGCGTGGTTGGACTGATTGTCGACACGCGCGGCCGTCCGCTCGACTTGTCTCCGCAGACGGAAAATCGTGTCGCCAAGATTCAGAAGTGGACGAAGATTCAGGACTTCATTCTCGCCGGTGCGCATGATGACGGTGTCGCGACGGTGAGGAAGTGA
- a CDS encoding SDR family NAD(P)-dependent oxidoreductase produces MAGILITGCSSGFGELAAREFSRTGHRVFATMRGTDGRNQGIAEELSRLENVTVHELDVTNEESVAACAEEILAQSALDVIVHNAGFGVYGVAEGSTPEQFSRVLEVNLLGVHRLNRAFLPHLRSRRSGLLIYLSSGSGRTVFPYSSVYCASKFALEAYAEALAYELRTFDIDSVILEPGAYPSKYRQNVERPDDGKVLAQYPVEQAEAEKIHANIVEMLHSEMAPDPRDITNAMLHVLSLAPGERPLRVALRKDAGGLKMINQICGEVQGALLRGLNLEHRTVKRPQL; encoded by the coding sequence ATGGCGGGGATTCTGATTACCGGCTGTTCGTCTGGATTCGGAGAGCTGGCGGCGCGCGAGTTCTCGCGCACCGGGCATCGTGTATTCGCCACCATGCGCGGCACTGACGGCAGAAATCAGGGGATTGCGGAGGAGCTATCCCGACTTGAGAATGTCACTGTGCACGAACTTGACGTCACGAACGAGGAGTCCGTCGCCGCGTGTGCGGAGGAGATTCTCGCACAGTCCGCACTCGACGTGATTGTGCACAACGCTGGATTCGGTGTGTACGGTGTCGCGGAAGGCAGCACGCCGGAGCAGTTTTCGCGCGTGCTGGAGGTGAATCTGCTTGGCGTTCACCGGCTGAACCGGGCGTTCTTGCCGCATCTTCGTTCCCGCAGGTCCGGACTGCTGATTTACCTTTCAAGCGGCTCGGGGCGGACGGTATTTCCGTACTCCTCAGTGTATTGCGCGAGCAAATTTGCGCTTGAAGCCTACGCCGAAGCGCTCGCGTATGAGCTTCGCACCTTTGACATTGACAGTGTGATACTTGAGCCGGGTGCCTATCCGTCCAAGTACCGTCAGAACGTCGAGCGTCCGGACGACGGGAAAGTCCTTGCGCAGTATCCTGTAGAGCAGGCCGAAGCGGAAAAAATTCACGCCAACATCGTCGAGATGCTGCACAGTGAGATGGCGCCTGACCCGCGGGACATAACGAATGCCATGTTACACGTGTTATCCCTTGCTCCCGGAGAGCGGCCGCTGCGGGTTGCGCTGCGGAAGGACGCCGGGGGACTTAAAATGATAAATCAAATATGCGGTGAGGTGCAGGGAGCGCTGTTGCGCGGCCTGAATCTGGAACACCGGACTGTTAAACGACCACAATTATAA